The Erwinia billingiae Eb661 nucleotide sequence AACGATGATGATTTCAGCTTGATCGAGTGCCTCACCCAATGAAGCCACAATGCTGTCGAGCGTTGCAGCAAGATAGGCTTCACTGTTATGGGCGGCAATCAGGATGCTGAGCGGGCAGGCGTTGGTCATTGGCTTAACGGTACCGGTAAGGCGATAGCGGGCAATAGCAGCGACATGACATTCTCAGCGGTAATCGAGGCCATATTATTGCCCTGCCCGGGACGTAGCACGCACTGGTTCTTGCCGTAACCGCCTATCAATCCCGGGTCGGTCGGGCCATAAAGCGTGATATTCGGGCGATCCAGCGCGGCGGTAAGATGGCTTAAACCGGTATCGACGGAGACGACTGCTCTGGCGCCTGCCAGCGTGCGGGCAACCTGCTCAAGCGTCAGCTTAGGCAGCACGTCGACATAGCTAAACCCTTCGGCCAGCCTGATGGCGCGCTGGTGTTCGTGGTCAGCGCCCCACGGTAATTTAATCCTCAGGCCGCTGTCGGCGAGTAAACCAATCAGCTCGCGCCAATGACTTTCTGGCCAGTGTTTGGCATCACGCGTGGTGGCATGGAGGAACACCAGGTACTGTCCGGCATCAGATGGCGGCTCGCTAAGGAAATGCTGCGCGATGGCGTAATCCCCTTCGCTATCCGGCATCGGGTAAGCAAGACTTTTGGCGAAAAGCTCGCGGGTTCGCTGCACGGCGTGTTGTTTTTTACTGATTTCATGGCGCTCGTCATACCACCAGCTGGCGAAAGGTTCGCGCGCACTGCGGCTGTCCTGACCATGCTTCACGCCTTTTGCAATGCGCGTGACCAGCGCGGCGCTTTTGATCAGTCCCTGTGCATCGATCACCACATCATACTGGCGCGACTGCACTTCGCGTTTAAACAGGAAGCGCTCTTCGCGGACTTCACTGCCAAACCAGTGTTTACGCCAGCGGCGGATGGCCACCGGGATCACTTTATCCACGGCAGGATGCCAGGCGGGGATCTGCGCAAAGCCTTCCTCCACCACCCAGTCAAAGCGAATGCCGGGAATAGCTTGCATGGCATCAGTCAGCGCCGGAAGCGTGTGCAACACGTCGCCCATGGAGGAGGTTTTAACAATCAGGACGTGCATGTTTTTTCCTCGTCATCCGCTAACAAGGCCGTCAGCTCGGCGATCACCCGCTCAGGCTGAATATCGATCAGGCTCTGATGATAGCCTTCTTCCGCATCCCCTTTACGTACCTTGTGGTAGCCGGTGATCAGGCGGATGACGCGTGCTTTGTCGGACAACGGCGGCGTAAAGTCAGGGCTGCTTGGGCCGTAGAGTGCGATCAGCGGACGATCCAGCGCGGCGGCAATGTGCATCAGACCGGAATCGTTGCTCACCACCGCGCGGCAATGCGCCAGCAAAATCACCGCCTGTTCCAGCTGGGTTTCGCCTGCCAGATTGCGGCAATGTGCACGCGAATCTTCCTGCAGGCTTTGCAGGATCTGTTCGCCCGTCACTTTATCTTTGGCCGAACCAAACAGGATGATTTGATAGCCACGGTTGATCAGGCTCTGCGCCAGCTCAGCGTAGTGGTAATGCGGCCAGCGTTTTGCCGGACCAAATTCTGCGCCAGGGCAAAAACCGATCGCGGGACGATCTGCCGATAAGCCGAACGCCGCGGCGGTCGTCAGCTTTTCAGCTTCATTGACCTGCAGCTTCGGCCACAGCAGCGGCTGCGGCAGCTGGGCCGCATGGCTGTAGCGCGATTTGTCGTAGGCCAGCGCCACATAGCGCTCAACCATTAAAGGCCACGCGGCTTTATCCAGCACCCGCACGTCGTTCAGCAGCCCGTAGCGCATTTCACCGCGCCAGCCGGTGCGGGTTTTGATATCGGCAAAGAAGGGAACTAACGCGGACTTAAACGAGTTGGGCAACACGTAAGCCCGATCGTAACCTTTGCTGCGCAAGGCTTTGCCCAGACGACGACGCTCGCCTAATGCCAGCGCACCATGGCCCAGCGGCATCGCCAGCGCTTCGTTGACCTCTGGCATACGCGATAACAGTGGACGGCACCACGCGGGTGCCATCACATCAATTATCGCGTCGGGTTCAGCCGCCTTCAACGTGCGATAGAGACTTTGCGACATCATCATATCGCCAACCCATGAAGGGCCGATTACCAGAATCTTCATTGCCGGAATTGTCCCGTTACGCCTTGCGGTTCAGCCATGCCATATATTCAGCGACGCCTTCAGCGACGGTTTTGAACGGCTTATCATAGCCCGCTGCCAGCAGGTTGGTTTGATCCGCCTGGGTGTAGGCCTGGTAGCGTCCCTTCAGTTTTTCCGGGAAAGGAATGTATTCGATTTCCCCTTTCTGATGGAAATTCAGCGCCGCATCGGCCACTTCCTGGAACGACTCGGCACGACCGGTACCGCAGTTGAAGATGCCGGAAACGTTATTTTCCCAGAACCACAGGTTCACCGACGCCACATCTTCCACGTAGATAAAATCACGCTTAAAGGTGTCGCTGCCTTCAAACAGCTTGGGATTTTCGCCGTTGTTTAACTGGGTGTTCAGGTGGAAAGCCACGCTGGCCATGCTGCCTTTATGGCCTTCACGCGGACCATACACATTGAAGTAGCGGAAACCACAGACCTGCGAACCCGCTTCCGGCAGGATCTGACGGACATAGTGATCGAACAGCATTTTGGAATAGCCGTAGACGTTCAGCGGCTCTTCATACTGGCGCTCTTCGATAAAGTTATCGTTGCGGCCGCCGTAAGTGGCTGCGGAAGAGGCATACAGAAACGGGATTTCGTGCTCGAGGCAGTAGTGCAGCAGCTCTTTGGAGTACTGATAGTTGTTGTCCATCATGTACTTGCCGTCCCACTCGGTGGTGGATGAGCAGGCGCCTTCATGGAAGATCGCTTCAACATCGCCGAAATCTTCATCGGCCAGAATGCTGATCAGAAAGTCTTCTTTATCCATGTAATCGGCAATATTCAAATCCACCAGATTGACGAATTTGGTGCCGTCTTTCAGGTTGTCGACCACCAGGATATCGGTATGGCCTTTGTCATTCAGCGCTTTAATAATGTTGCTACCGATAAGTCCTGCGCCGCCGGTGACGATAATCATGAGCATTAACCTTTAAACAGGGGGGTGAAACGGGAGGTTTCACACGCTAATGCCTCTTATCATAACATCTGATGCGGCGTCAGACAGCCAGATGACTCCGTAACGGAATGTAATTGTTGGAAGCTGGCGTTAATTATGCTGCGAAAATCACACTACACGATCTGTATCCTCGTCCCATCCCTTGCCCTTCAGTAAGATATTCCGCTACTAAGCCTGTTTCGGAGTATGAAAATGTCATCGCCATTTTATCAGCAACTTACGCAACAATTACGGGAAGTCGAGGCGGAAGGGCTGTTTAAGTCCGAACGCCTGATTACCTCCGCGCAACAGGCCAATATCGAACTGGAAGGCGGCGGGAAAGTCGTTAACTTCTGCGCAAATAATTACCTGGGTTTGGCTAATCATCCCGCCCTGATCGCCGCGGCGAAGGAAGGCATGGACAGCCACGGATTTGGCATGGCGTCGGTACGCTTTATTTGCGGCACGCAGGACAGCCATAAACAGCTGGAAAATCAGCTGGCGGAATTTTTGGGCATGGAAGATGCCATTCTCTATTCCTCCTGCTTTGATGCTAACGGCGGTTTGTTCGAAACGCTGCTTGGGCCGGAAGATGCGATTATTTCTGACGCGTTGAATCACGCGTCGATTATTGATGGCGTACGGTTATGCAAAGCTAAACGTTACCGTTACGCCAACAACGATATGACGGAACTGGAAGCGCGGCTGGAAGAAGCCAAAGCGGCCGGCGCGCGCCATATCATGATCGCCACCGACGGCGTTTTCTCCATGGATGGCGTGATCGCCAACCTTAAGGGCATCTGTGATGCGGCGGATCGCTTTGGCGCGCTGGTGATGGTCGATGATTCTCATGCCGTTGGCTTTGTGGGCGCAGGCGGTCGGGGCACGCACGAATACTGCGAGGTGATGGGCCGGGTCGATATCATCACCGGTACGCTGGGCAAAGCGCTGGGTGGCGCTTCGGGTGGCTACACGGCGGCTAAAAAAGAGGTGATCGAATGGCTTCGCCAGCGATCCCGTCCTTATCTGTTCTCGAATTCGCTGGCGCCGGCCATTGTTGCCGCCTCAATACGTGTGCTGGATATGCTGACCGAAGGAGATGGTTTACGTCAGCGTCTGTGGGACAACGCAAAATTTTTCCGTGCCGAAATGACCAAAGCCGGGTTTACCCTGGCCGGCGCCGATCACGCCATTATTCCGGTGATGCTTGGCGAAGCGAAAGTAGCGCAGGAATTTGCCCGGCTGTTGCAGCAGGAAGGCATCTACGTCACCGGCTTCTTCTATCCCGTGGTGCCGAAAGGGCAGGCAAGGATCCGCACGCAAATCTCGGCGGGACACAGCCATGAGCAGTTAGTCCATGCGGTGGATGCTTTCAGCCGGATTGGCAAAAAGCTTGGCGTGATTAAGGAGGCGTGATGAAAGCATTAGCGAAGCTGCGCGCGGAAGAAGGGATCTGGATGGTTCACGATGCGCCTGTCCCCGAGCCGGGTCACAATGACCTGCTGATCAAAATTCGTAAAACCGCCATTTGCGGCACGGATGTGCATATCTATAACTGGGATGAATGGTCACAGAAAACCATTCCCGTGCCGATGATCACCGGGCATGAATATGTTGGTGAAGTGGTCGGGATCGGTCAGGAAGTGAAGGGCTTCTCGCTGGGCGATCGGGTTTCCGGGGAAGGGCATATTACCTGTGGCCACTGCCGAAACTGCCGGGCGGGGAAAACCCATCTTTGCCGCAATACGGTCGGCGTTGGCGTTAACCGGCAGGGCTGCTTTGCGGAATACCTGGCGATCCCCGCGTTTAATGCCTTTCGTATTCCCGACAACATTTCTGATGAGCTGGCAGCGATTTTCGACCCTTTTGGTAATGCGGTGCATACGGCGCTGTCATTCGATTTGGTCGGCGAAGATGTGCTGATTTCAGGTGCCGGCCCGATTGGCATTATGGCGGCAGCAATCTGCCGTCATGTCGGCGCCAGGCTTGTGGTGATCACCGACGTGAATGACTATCGCCTCGATCTGGCCCGCAAGATGGGGGTGACCCGCGCGGTGAACGTCAGCCAGCAAAAGCTGGTGGACGTGATGCAGGAACTGGGCATGACCGAAGGATTTGACGTAGGACTGGAGATGTCCGGCGCACCGGCAGCGTTCAGAACGCTGTTAAGCGTGATGAATAACGGTGGCCGCATTGCATTACTCGGCATTCCCCCTTCAGAGATGTCGATTGACTGGAATCAGGTGATTTTCAAGGGACTGTTTATCAAAGGGATTTATGGCCGGGAAATGTTCGAGACCTGGTACAAAATGGCGGCATTAATCCAGTCCGGGCTGGATATCACGCCGATCATTACCCATCACTTTGGGATTGATGATTTTCAGGCGGGGTTTGATCAAATGCGCTCGGGCCTTTCAGGCAAGGTGATTCTGGACTGGTAATCAATCTGTTGGGTCGGCAATGGGCCGACCCAATTTACAATGCTACTTGAGCTTTTCGGCATCCGTCAGATAGCGCACTTTGCGGGTGTAATCCTGACCTTTAAAGGTCAATGGCGTATCGGATGACTGCAGATACTTTTGCCATTCCGAAAGCGGGAAGCCGCCATGCGCACCAACCACCTCTTTTGGGACCACTGCGGTGCTGCCACCAATCTTCTTGGAAACCGGCCAGTTAACCCAATCGCCTAAATTAACGGTCTTAAAATCCATCATATCCAACAGTGCTGCCAGAGGGAGCTGATCCGTTGGCGGCTGAGAGTCATCCATCATTCGCCAGGTATCTTCAAACATCGCTAACCACATCGGGCATAAGCGGCCCCAGGTTTCTTTAGTCGCGACAAGAAATGCACTGTTCACATGATCCACCAGTCTTGGACGAATGCAGTTGCGATAATAACCTGGCCTGCGTGACTCTGGTGCGCTCATCAGTTTTGCGATCATTTTACCCTGGCGGAAACTGGAATATATATGGCCATCCAGCACCTTAATATCAGGCATTTTCAGCAGATTAAGATCGGAGTCGATCATCAAAATCCCCTTTGTCCTCGCATGGAGAGGTGCCTGGATTTTAATCAAACGACTGCGGTAAATTTGTTTATAGCGGTAGTTCTCTTCCCGTAACGGCACGTCCAGCGTCACCACCCGGGTTTTCGCCGGCAGCTCGCCAAACTGTGCGGCAGGCTGATCGGAGACGATGACAATCTCTTCTGCATCAGGCGCAAAACGTGATGCAAATAACGCGCTTAAGGTCGCTTCTTCGACAAAGTCAGCGCCCGTACAGGGAATGACAATGGAAGTGACCGGTGTTGCGCCTTGCACCTCTTTCTGCTGATAAGAGAGGTTATGGCGCGAACGAATGTGGCGGAACTGAGGGTTCAGGAATTCAAACATGCGAAGAGTTTCCATGTGACGCATTTTTCAAAATAGATTCCACGCCTGCGACGTAATGCTCAATAGCATAGTGCGCTTTCACGTTGGCGTTGGCCTGTTGCAATAATGTCGTGCGTTTTTCCGCATCAAGATACAGCGTCTTCATCTGCTCAAACAGGGTATCGGTATCGCCGTAATCGAACAACAAGCCCGTTTTATCCGGCGAGATCAGCTCGGCGGTGCCGGTGACTTTCGAGCCAATCACCGCGGTATTGAGCAACATGGCTTCCAGCACCACGCGCGGCAACCCTTCACTTTTGGACGCCAGAATAAACACATCCAGCGCGGCCAGATATTCCAGGGCATTGGGGCGAAAACCGGTGAAAATCACCCGATCCGCAATACCGGCCTGAGCCGCCTGACGTTTTAACGCCGCTTCTTCCGGGCCTTCGCCGAGGATCACCATCCGCCAGTCGGCTTGGGGGAAGGATGCGGCAAACTTTTCCAGCGCCTGCAGAATATGGTGATTGGATTTGCGGGGGATTAACGATCCGATACTGCCAAACACAAAGGTGCGGTTATCCAGCGCCAGCAGCTGTTGCCGCATCGCATCGCGGGAGGGCAGCGGTTGCCAGATGTCGATAGCATTGAATACGGTGAAGCATTTTTCGGCCACGACGCCATGGGCGATCAGCACTTCGCGGACGCCGTTTGATACAGCGATGATTGCATCCGCGCGCTGATTCACCATCCCGACCAATTCGCGGTTCAGGACCGGTTCAATGCGGCAATGCTGCACCAGGGTAATCGGTAAACCTTCGGCGGCAAGATAGCCTTCAGCGTTCGATCCCGGCTGATTATTCATGTAGAGCAAATCAATATTTTGGCGGGAAATCGCCTCGGCAATACGTTTCGCATTGGGCTTGATGCGCCAAAGCATATCCACCCAACGGGTCGTTTTCAGCCGTAAAGAACGGTTGAAAAATACCAGCGATCGCAGCAGTTCTTTGCAGACTTTCGCCCAGCGAGGTTGCTTGCGTTGCGGAATAAACATCACCGGGATGCCGAGCGCTTCCAGCACGTCAGCAATGGTATCACCTTTACCACGGCGGTAATTATGGTAGAAGCAGCAGCGGATATCGAACTGACTGCGGTCGATACGCTTCAACAGCTCAAGCATGCTGTTGGTGCCGCCACCCCATTCATTTCCGGTATCCAGCAACAGAATTTTTTTACGCTGATCTTCCATGTGTCCGCGACTCTCTGGGCCTGCGTCCCTTCAGTCAGGGACGCTGCAGAAAAATTAAGGTTGGGTCCCGATATCGAGCTTCAACCCGCTAAAGTGCGTATCGATATAACGCATGCCCGCGCTGTTGCCAATACTTTCAGCCACCACGCTCAGTGCACGGGTTGCCGGAACCGGTGCAATCTTCACCGGACAGCTTTTCACGCCGTGGAACGGATTACGCGGTTTTTCAGCCGGTGGCAACGGCTGGCGGCCGGTGGATTGGGGCTCATTCAGCAACTGGCTTGGACGAACCAGCGTCACGTCTGCCGGAAGCGTTGGCAGCATTTCCTGCAATACCCTGACGGTGGTGGGATGCGGATGGCCGATGGCAATGGCTGAGCCATCGCGCTGGGCCAGGCGCACCGCACGCGTGAACTGCTTGCGGATATCCGCTTCGTTCTGCGTATCGTCGAGGAACACGCGGCGCTTGAGCACCTTGACGCTGGTTCCGGCGGCGGCGCGCGTTGACTGGCTGTTACCGATGGTCATGCTGTCGAGGAAGTAGAAATTGTAGTGATCCAGTACCTGCATCACCTTCTGCATCCCTGGCAGACTGGAGGTCATCGCGCTGCCCATATGGTTGTTCAGGCCGACCGCAAAAGGCACATCGGCCACCGCTTCACGAATAATACGCGCGATCTCCGAACTGGACATGTCCGGGCGCAGGGTGTCTTTTTCCAGCGGTTGTTTGCTCAGGGGCGCCATCGGCAGATGGATCAGCACTTCGTGACCCAGCTGGTGGGCTTTGGTCGCCATTTCACGGGCGTGGGTGGCGTTAGGCAGAACCGCGACAGAGATGTTCTTCGGCATCTGCAAAACCTGATTCTCTTCCTTCGGACGATAACCAAAATCATCAATGACGATAGAGAGTTTTCCGGCGTGTGCCGTACAGGCCATTAACAGGCCTGCCAGCACGCCACTCATTTTGCGGAGGTGTGACAAAAGTTATTTTCCTAACCACGGAAGTGGATTGACGGCCTGTCCCTGGCGTCGGATTTCGAAATAGAGTGAAGGCGTGCCCCGGCCGCCACTGGTCCCGACCAGTGCGATTGGCTGTCCTGCCTTAACCTGAGTTCCCACGCTCACCAGCGCACTTTGGTTGTAGCCGTAAAGGCTCATATCCCCTTTGCCGTGTTCTACCACCACCACCAGACCGTAGCCCTGTAGCCAGTCGGCCATCAGAACGCGGCCATCGGCAATGGCTTTCACTTCGGTGCCTTCAGGTGCGTCAATCACCAGGCCTTTCCAGCGTAGCTCACCCTGCAGCTGTTCGCCGAAGCGATGTTCAATCGTGCCGCGCGCCGGCCATACGGCCTGGCCAGAAGGACGGCCTAATCCGCCGGTGCGCGCCATTAATGAACGCTCACCTTCGGTCGGTTTGTAGGTGGTGCCTTTGCTCTTCGCCTGAGCCTGACGCTGACGGACTTTTTCCGCCTCGCGCGCTTCTTTCTCTGCCCGGGCTTTGGCTTCCCGTTCAGCTTTGGCAATTTTGTCGCGCAGGCGGCTTTCGTTTTCCCGCATATCGACCAACTGCGCCTGATCTTTTTCGAGAGACGACTCCAGCGTGGTCAGCGTTTTCTTACGGGCAACGCGCGCACCTTCCAGCTTCTGCTGTTGCGACTGCTGCTGGTCGAGTAAGGATTTCTGCTGCGCCTGTTTATCCACCAAAGACGCTTTCTGCGCAGAGAGGTCGCTGCGGGTCTTTTTCAGGTCATCAATTGATTTTTGGCGGGCATCGTTAAGATAGCCAAAGTAGGAAAGGATGCGCTCGCTGCGCTGGCTCTCTTCGCCGCTGAGGATCAGCTGGACGCCGCTGTGTTGTCCCTGACGGAAAGCCGCATCGAGCTGCTCGGCAAGCAGCTTTTCCTGACTGGCTTGTTGCGCCTCCAGCTTGCTGATCGAGGCGGTCAGCGATGAAATGTCCTTATTCAGCCCGGTGAGGGTGATTTGGGTTTCACGCAGTTGGCGGCTGGCCTGAGCAATGATCTTTTCCTGGCTGGTCAGCTGCGCCAACAGCTTGCCGCGTTGCTGCTTTTGCTGCAAAACGCTCTTCTCTTTCGCTGCAATATCCTGCTGCAGGCTGGAGAGCTGCGACTTGTTATCGTCGGCCGCGTGGGTGGCAAAAGACGACAGCAAAAGACCGGCGCAAAGTACGCTGGCAGACAGGCAGAACACATGAGATCGCAACAGAACGCCTGTGGCAGATCCGTTACCCTGTGCTCGTAAAGATGAAACTGGCGCTTTTTCCCTCATAGGACCAGATTATTCCACGATGAACAGCAGCTTACCAGCCATCTGTCCCGGCTTTTGCATTTCCACCAGTGACAGCGTTGCCTGAAACCGGTCGCTGGGCAGGCGATCCTGCGGGGAAGTGTCAGGCAGATTTGCACAACAAATAACCGCTCAGGATTGCAGCGAACTCGCACTGACACGGGCATTTACACTTAAGGCAATTTTTTTTGGGAATCTGCCTCAGAAAACGCAACTCTGACGGCTTCATGACTGTACATGACAATACTGGCAGGTATACTCAGAAGCCTTGTTTTAGCTTATTAACCCTTTCGGGAGTTGTTACCCCTCATGCAAGATATTATGCAGTTCGCAGGCAGCCACACCATTCTTAGTCTGGCGTGGGTTGTCCTGTTGGTTTTGGTGATCGTGACTACCGTTAAGGGTATGTTCTCCAAGATAAAAACGATTAGCCGCGGTGAAGCAACCCGTTTAATTAATAAAGAAGAAGCCGTGGTGGTCGACGTGCGTGGGCGTGATGACTACCGTAAGGGCCATATCTCCAATGCCATCAACGTGCTGGCCGCTGACATCAAAAAAGGCAGCTTTGGCGAATTAGAGAAGCACAAAGCGCAACCGATTATCGTGGTGTGTGCCAACGGCACATCCGCTGCAGAACCCGCTGCTCAGCTGAACGCGGCCGGTTTTGAAAACGTCTCCATACTGAAAGATGGCGTCTCCGGTTGGAGTGGTGAAAACCTGCCGCTGGTACGTGGAAAGTAAGACTGATGTAGTGATGCGCAGCACTTTGTTGGCTGTGAAGACCAGTTCGCGCTAGATGGCTTTTCTGGCCTCGACCCGCTACTTAAATAAGACGGGCGAGTGGCGAAATAACGGATTATTAACCAATAGGATTACGTAACATGTCAGAGCAAAACAACACCGAGATGGCTTTCCAGATCCAGCGTATTTACACCAAGGATATCTCTTTTGAAGCGCCTAACGCGCCTCAGGTTTTCCAGAAAGAGTGGGAACCAGAAGTGAAACTGGATTTGGATACGGCTTCCAGCCAGCTGGCAGAAGACGTGTATGAAGTCGTACTGCGTGTGACCGTAACGGCAACCGTGGGCGAAGATACTGCGTTCCTGTGTGAAGTTCAGCAGGCAGGTATTTTCTCTATCTCCGGTATCGACGGTAACCAGATGGCGCATTGCCTCGGTGCATACTCGCCGAACATCCTGTTCCCTTATGCTCGCGAATGCATCACCAGCCTGGTTTCACGCGGTACCTTCCCGCAGCTTAACCTGGCGCCAGTGAACTTTGACGCGCTGTTCATGAACTATCTTCAGCAGTCAAACGAAGGCGCCGCTCCTCAACAGGATGCATAATGCCTCACGCTAACGCTTCAATGAGCGTCCTCGGTGCCGGATCTTACGGCACCGCTTTAGCCATCACGCTGGCTCGAAACGGGCACAACGTGGTGCTGTGGGGACACAACCCACACCATCAGGCTCAGCTTCAGGCTGACCGCTGTAATGCGGCTTTCCTGCCCGATGTTCCTTTCCCTGATTCGTTGAGCCTTGAAACCGATTTGGCCAGTGCGATTGCTGCCAGTCGCGATCTGCTGGTGGTGGTTCCCAGCCATGTGTTCGGCGATGTATTACAGCAAATCAAACCGCATCTGCGCGCTGACTCCCGCATTGTCTGGGCCACGAAAGGCCTGGAAAAAGAGACCGGACGTTTGCTGCAGGATGTCGCGCGTGAGATCCTCGGTCCGGATATTCCGCTGGCAGTGATCTCGGGCCCGACTTTTGCCAAAGAACTGGCGGCGGGTCTGCCGACGGCGATTGCCCTGGCGGCAACGGACAGCGAATTTGCTGATGACCTGCAGACGCTGCTGCATTGCGGTAAAAGCTTCCGTGTGTATAACAATCCAGACTTTGTTGGCGTCCAGCTCGGCGGCGCGGTGAAAAACGTGATCGCTATTGGCGCGGGCATCTCCGATGGAATTGGCTTTGGTGCCAATGCACGTACCGCATTAATTACCCGTGGCCTCGCTGAAATGACCCGTCTGGGCACCGCTCTCGGTGCCGATCCCACCACCTTTATGGGCATGGCGGGATTAGGCGACCTGGTGCTGACCTGTACCGATAATCAGTCACGCAATCGGCGCTTTGGCATGATGCTGGGGCAGGGAATTGACGTGGAAGCGGCGCAAACAACCATCGGTCAGGTAGTGGAAGGTTTCCGAAATACTAAAGAGGTTAAGGCTCTGGCTGCGCGCTGCGGCGTGGAGATGCCAATAACCGAGCAAATTTATCAGGTTCTGTATTGCGAAAAAAATGCGCGAGAGGCAGCATTGAGCTTACTTGGGCGCACAAGGAAAGACGAAAACAGCGCCAGTTGAGAAAGGGATGCAAACTGATATAGCGCGCAGGCAGTCGCCGGGCGCTATTTTTTGATGTGGAGAGAGCAATGCCGTGTGTAGAACCTGAACTGGTCTGGGATTATATCAAAGCGGAAGCGCGGGCCCTGGCTGACTGCGAACCGATGCTGGCCAGTTTTTACCACGCAACGTTGCTGAAGCATGACGATCTGGGCAGTGCGCTGAGCTATATGCTCGCCAACAAGCTGGCCAATCCGATCATGCCTGCCATCGCCATCCGTGAAATCGTGCAGGAAGCCTATAATCAGGACCCGTCGATGATCCAGTCGGCAGCCTGTGATATCCAGGCCGTCCGTCAGCGTGACCCGGCAATCGATAAATACTCCACGCCCTTGCTGTACCTGAAAGGCTTTCATGCCTTACAGGCCTATCGTATTGGTCACTGGCTATGGAATGAAGGACGACGCGCGCTGGCGGTGTATCTGCAGAACGAAGTGTCGGTCTCGTTTGCGGTGGATATTCATCC carries:
- the rfaC gene encoding lipopolysaccharide heptosyltransferase RfaC gives rise to the protein MHVLIVKTSSMGDVLHTLPALTDAMQAIPGIRFDWVVEEGFAQIPAWHPAVDKVIPVAIRRWRKHWFGSEVREERFLFKREVQSRQYDVVIDAQGLIKSAALVTRIAKGVKHGQDSRSAREPFASWWYDERHEISKKQHAVQRTRELFAKSLAYPMPDSEGDYAIAQHFLSEPPSDAGQYLVFLHATTRDAKHWPESHWRELIGLLADSGLRIKLPWGADHEHQRAIRLAEGFSYVDVLPKLTLEQVARTLAGARAVVSVDTGLSHLTAALDRPNITLYGPTDPGLIGGYGKNQCVLRPGQGNNMASITAENVMSLLLPAIALPVPLSQ
- the rfaF gene encoding ADP-heptose--LPS heptosyltransferase RfaF translates to MKILVIGPSWVGDMMMSQSLYRTLKAAEPDAIIDVMAPAWCRPLLSRMPEVNEALAMPLGHGALALGERRRLGKALRSKGYDRAYVLPNSFKSALVPFFADIKTRTGWRGEMRYGLLNDVRVLDKAAWPLMVERYVALAYDKSRYSHAAQLPQPLLWPKLQVNEAEKLTTAAAFGLSADRPAIGFCPGAEFGPAKRWPHYHYAELAQSLINRGYQIILFGSAKDKVTGEQILQSLQEDSRAHCRNLAGETQLEQAVILLAHCRAVVSNDSGLMHIAAALDRPLIALYGPSSPDFTPPLSDKARVIRLITGYHKVRKGDAEEGYHQSLIDIQPERVIAELTALLADDEEKTCTS
- the rfaD gene encoding ADP-glyceromanno-heptose 6-epimerase; the protein is MIIVTGGAGLIGSNIIKALNDKGHTDILVVDNLKDGTKFVNLVDLNIADYMDKEDFLISILADEDFGDVEAIFHEGACSSTTEWDGKYMMDNNYQYSKELLHYCLEHEIPFLYASSAATYGGRNDNFIEERQYEEPLNVYGYSKMLFDHYVRQILPEAGSQVCGFRYFNVYGPREGHKGSMASVAFHLNTQLNNGENPKLFEGSDTFKRDFIYVEDVASVNLWFWENNVSGIFNCGTGRAESFQEVADAALNFHQKGEIEYIPFPEKLKGRYQAYTQADQTNLLAAGYDKPFKTVAEGVAEYMAWLNRKA
- a CDS encoding glycine C-acetyltransferase, whose product is MSSPFYQQLTQQLREVEAEGLFKSERLITSAQQANIELEGGGKVVNFCANNYLGLANHPALIAAAKEGMDSHGFGMASVRFICGTQDSHKQLENQLAEFLGMEDAILYSSCFDANGGLFETLLGPEDAIISDALNHASIIDGVRLCKAKRYRYANNDMTELEARLEEAKAAGARHIMIATDGVFSMDGVIANLKGICDAADRFGALVMVDDSHAVGFVGAGGRGTHEYCEVMGRVDIITGTLGKALGGASGGYTAAKKEVIEWLRQRSRPYLFSNSLAPAIVAASIRVLDMLTEGDGLRQRLWDNAKFFRAEMTKAGFTLAGADHAIIPVMLGEAKVAQEFARLLQQEGIYVTGFFYPVVPKGQARIRTQISAGHSHEQLVHAVDAFSRIGKKLGVIKEA
- the tdh gene encoding L-threonine 3-dehydrogenase, which encodes MKALAKLRAEEGIWMVHDAPVPEPGHNDLLIKIRKTAICGTDVHIYNWDEWSQKTIPVPMITGHEYVGEVVGIGQEVKGFSLGDRVSGEGHITCGHCRNCRAGKTHLCRNTVGVGVNRQGCFAEYLAIPAFNAFRIPDNISDELAAIFDPFGNAVHTALSFDLVGEDVLISGAGPIGIMAAAICRHVGARLVVITDVNDYRLDLARKMGVTRAVNVSQQKLVDVMQELGMTEGFDVGLEMSGAPAAFRTLLSVMNNGGRIALLGIPPSEMSIDWNQVIFKGLFIKGIYGREMFETWYKMAALIQSGLDITPIITHHFGIDDFQAGFDQMRSGLSGKVILDW
- a CDS encoding glycosyltransferase, which gives rise to MEDQRKKILLLDTGNEWGGGTNSMLELLKRIDRSQFDIRCCFYHNYRRGKGDTIADVLEALGIPVMFIPQRKQPRWAKVCKELLRSLVFFNRSLRLKTTRWVDMLWRIKPNAKRIAEAISRQNIDLLYMNNQPGSNAEGYLAAEGLPITLVQHCRIEPVLNRELVGMVNQRADAIIAVSNGVREVLIAHGVVAEKCFTVFNAIDIWQPLPSRDAMRQQLLALDNRTFVFGSIGSLIPRKSNHHILQALEKFAASFPQADWRMVILGEGPEEAALKRQAAQAGIADRVIFTGFRPNALEYLAALDVFILASKSEGLPRVVLEAMLLNTAVIGSKVTGTAELISPDKTGLLFDYGDTDTLFEQMKTLYLDAEKRTTLLQQANANVKAHYAIEHYVAGVESILKNASHGNSSHV
- a CDS encoding divergent polysaccharide deacetylase family protein; amino-acid sequence: MSHLRKMSGVLAGLLMACTAHAGKLSIVIDDFGYRPKEENQVLQMPKNISVAVLPNATHAREMATKAHQLGHEVLIHLPMAPLSKQPLEKDTLRPDMSSSEIARIIREAVADVPFAVGLNNHMGSAMTSSLPGMQKVMQVLDHYNFYFLDSMTIGNSQSTRAAAGTSVKVLKRRVFLDDTQNEADIRKQFTRAVRLAQRDGSAIAIGHPHPTTVRVLQEMLPTLPADVTLVRPSQLLNEPQSTGRQPLPPAEKPRNPFHGVKSCPVKIAPVPATRALSVVAESIGNSAGMRYIDTHFSGLKLDIGTQP